The following DNA comes from Planktothrix serta PCC 8927.
GTTCCTCAAGTTTGGCATCAATTTGAGCCAAGATCGGCTCTAGTTGTGCCATTGCCTTTGTTTTGGACATTTTAGCCCGTTGCGCCGTAGTCAACGTTTCATTCAGGAGGCGTTCTCGATACTGTTCTAGTTCCTGAATAACTTCTGCCAATTCTTCAGAAACAACGGGTTCTGTGCCTGTGAGTTCGGTTTGTTCTGTCATATTTTTATAATTTAGATTGAGATCTAGTCAAATTTTCTCAGATTCGGTGACTCCTGGTAAACCTTTGTTATAAAACGTTTAAAATCGTTGATCAAATCGAGTATAAAATGCTCCGTACTTAATCCAATATTGCTTCAATTCATGATTAGGAACATCTAAATAAGCCTTGGCTTGATAAAGAATCACCTGTCGATGGTTTCCCATCCAAATTTTTTCCTTAATCGCCACAGAAATTAGAGTTCCATTTAAACTAGCGATGCAAGCTTCAAAGCGTTCAATCGCTGAATAATCTAAGGTTTCAAAAATCAAAAAATTATCTAAAAAAATCAAATGGCGACTCCGAATCCAAGCCTCCATTTTTTTTCGAGCCACTGGAGGTAACATTGTTTTTATGATTCATTTTGGTGTCAATCAAAAAAAAATTATTCAATCTGAGTCGGAAGTTCATCCGCAAAACTTTGTCGTTTCTCAAACCTTAAAGGGCCGTGTACCGATCCCCAAACCTGTTCATCAGTATTAATATCCATGCCTCGATCTAAACTCACCCAAGTCGTTTCTGTGAGTTCCACATCACTAACTAAATAGGTTTGACGACCATTGCGTTCAATTAAACATTGATTCCCTTCCACCCGTCCTTGAAATCCATTTCCAAAAGGTTGAAAAATCATCGAACAGTGATAACGACGTTCGGTGACAATTGGAGTCAATGTTCGTAAAATATCCAGATTGTGTCCGGCTCCAGCGTACAAATAAGCGTCTTTTATCCCATAGTTTTCAATATAAATTTCATCGTTTTGTTCAACTAATCTATGCAATCCTTGACGATAAGGACTCCACAGATCATAATCATAAGTTTGCTCAGAATAAAAACCAATGCCTTGAAAAAATTCAAAGGGTAAAGGTCGAAAAAAAATCCGAATATGAGCAAAATTTTTAGGGTCAGCAATCGTTTGTTTAGCATTGCTAAAATCCCCAGCTATACATCGAGAAAAACGTAGAATTAAGCTCATAGTTTATTCCGATTTTAAATCTCGGATTTCCGAAGAAAAAGAAGCCGTTACCACTCCAGTTCCAGCACTGGTTCTAATTAATGAAACTCGAAATCGCAGATTCGGAGTAGCAAACCAAATTCTTTCTTCAGCCATCGCTCGGTCATAGGGCGTTAACAGCGTAAAAACTCCTTCTGGATTAATCTGATAATCTCCCACAGAAGGAATGGTTTCTGCATAGCCTTGATCCCGCAATAATTGACCTTTTGTAAAGTCATTTTGATCAGGAATAGGAACTAAAATCGTTGTTCCTTTAATGATGTTTCCCTCCTCCCAATCTGACTCTCCCTCCCAAGTCATCCGAAAAGGATGAGTTGCTAATTCAGGATCAATCTGATAAGAATGACACAAGGCAATTACATCAGAATCCTGTTCTTCTAAAGGAACAATATCAATAATAGAAGTAACAGCTTCAAAGTGACTAAAAGCCAGATGATGAGCGCTCCGTTGTGAACGCCATCGTCCTAAAGACTGTTCAACAAATTCAGCAATATCCATGCAGAAAATAAAAAGAGTATCAGCGAACACACAAGACCAACTTGGCTAAAGATTCTGTGGGTCATCAAAATCTAATATTAAATCCCATTACAGATGCTAGAGATTATCTTTCTACCCCCTGTAGAGACGTTGCATGCAACGTCTCTACACCGGGGGAATATGTAGCCAACATTTGATGATGGAATATAACCTGAGTCAGTTTTAACAACCCACAGGTTTAAGTTTATGGAAGCACCTTTTTTCCATAAACTTAAGCGTTAAACCACCTCAGTAATGCTGAGAATTTTACCCCCAGTCTTTTGAATATTTTGAATATTTTGAGACAGTTGGGAATAACTGACACAATAGGTTTTATTCGCCAGTTTTGACATCGAATTTACGCCTTTTGTTACCACAATCCGAAACCGCTTTTCTTGAGCGCCACCTTGACCCAAGGAAGACACCTTGATTTTTTGAGGTAAATTGGTGGCGACGCTGGAAATTAATTTAGATTGGTGTTCACTGTCGCTGGTGGCGGCACCACCTAATAAATTCATTGTCCGATTAAAGACAACATTTTTAATCCCCGTTTGTGTGGTACTACTGCGAGGATAGGGAACACAATTTTCTCCGAAGTTGTTCAGATATTCTGCACTATCGAGATAAGAATCAATTTCTGCTGCGTAACCTTGTTGAATACAAATTTGAACATGAGCCGAAATTTCCGCTTGATCTAACGGTGCCCGTCCCAATAAATGCTTACAGTTTAACTCAATAAACCGATAGGCAGAATTAGGTTCAAAAAACAGAGATTTGTAGAGTTCTGATTGAGCGATCGCCCGCACAAAACCCCGCACGGTTAAATCTCGATTTCGCAGTAAAGATTCTGCCGTTTGATTCCGTTGACTTTCCAACACATGAGCATTACCCAAGACCTGTTTATAAACGGCTCGGATAATCACTTGTAAATCTTCTTCTGTCGTATTAGAACGTAATTCTAGGCGTTCTGATGTGAAACTTGGAGTTAAAGTTGTCATTGTTATTCTTCCTCGCTACAGGTGATTTTATTGAGTGTTGGGTGCTGAGTGATCAACACCCAACCGTTCAACCGTTAATGGTTAATTCCTAATTCTTAATTCCGAATTAATTCTATGAGAATCAAACGGAATTAGGAAACTTCATTGATGCTAATAATCTTGCCACCGCTCCGATGAATGCGCTGAATTTGGGGAGTCATATTCCCGCCAGAAACCACATAAACGGTATTGCTAAACCGACGGGGAGCGTCAAATTTAGACCCCTTGACAATAATTTTAAACGTCTTTTCTGTGGCATCTTGATAACCCCCTAAACGGCCGCCAGAACTAGGCAACTGAATTTTATTGCCACTGTTTGTAGCCACCGCTTCCACCAAGCGAGAATTCGTAAAAGCACTATCAACTCCCGCATAGCCTTGATATAAAGACAGAGTACGGTTATAGTTGACCTGTTTTTGTCCCACCTGAGTTTTTGCCCCTTGATAATAGGGAACAATCATTTCTCCGAACAGATCTTGATATTCTTGGCTATCGAGATAGGAATCAATTTCAGCATCATATCCTTCCTCAATACAACGACGGATATGTTCTGAGAGTTCGGCTTGACAACTGGGAGCGCGACCCAGTAAATGTTTAAAATTGAGTTCCACAAACCGATAAGGGGCGCAGGACTCAAAGTAACGACTCCGATAAAACTCCGATTTCGCCACTTGACGCACAAATTCCCGCACAGAGATACTGCCATTTGCCAGTTGAGATTCGGCTGTCACCAACCGCTCACTCTCCATAACATGGGGATTGCCTAAAACTTGTTTGTAAACAGCCCGAATCACCGTCGAAATTTCATCGGAACAACTCACTGTCCGCAGTTCTACGGGAGCATCGACAACAACGCCCATGATTTAGATCTCCTAAAAATAGATTGAGGGAATTCAAGAAATCTGGGCAATAGAATATAGAAAAAATCGGCAATCAATTCATCAATAAATGATGAGTGAGATCCTATTGCCTCAGAAAAAATATTAAAAAGTTGGATTTTGGATATTGATATTAATCCCAAACCCAATTAACTAATCGGAGTAATACTGGCAATCACGCCGCCTTGTTGGTGAATGCGCTGATATTCCTGAGACAGTTTTTCAAAGGGAACCAAAAAAACTTGGTTACTGCGACGGAACTTCGACACCCGGTTAACTTTCCCAGGGGAGCTATAACCCGTGACTTCGATGCGGTAAACTTTGCCGCCTTCGCTCGCCCCGGCTCCATGACGGGTGCGAGCGCTTCCGGTCGGGTCTTGGAAAGACCAACCATTGCCCATTGCACCCCCAGAGGGAGGAATTACAGCTAAGGGGGTTTTTTGAATCACATATCGATTCAGCACCGATGCTTTCCCCGCCAAACTGCCCTTGAGGTCACTACTGGACGCGCCCCGCGCCAGAGCAAAGAAATGGGTAAACCCAACCATTGTTTGACCGGGTTGAGTTTTATAACCCCGATAGTAAGGAACGAAGTTTTCGCCGTAGGCGTTTTGATATTCGTCGCTATCGAGATAGGAGTCGATTTCCGCTTCAAACCCTTGGGTATCTAACAGGGTGCTGTGTGCTCTCATTTCTTCTAAGTCCCGAGGGGCGCGACCTAGAAAATGTTTGAAATTGAGTTCAATAGACCGATAACGCGGACAACTCTCGAAAAAGCGAACGCGATACAAGTCAGATTTGGCAACAGCGCGGACAAATTCACGGACACTCAATTCTCCCCGCTTAAATTGAGATTCGGGGACGATGGCCCGTTCACTCTCCATGACGTAGGCATTGCCCAGAATTTGCCGATAAACCGCGCAAATCACGGCTTCGGCATCTTCTTCAGAACGTCCGAGAATCATTTCTACCGGGGGGGTGTCTTCGTATAGACTCACGCCCAGTTGGGATGCTGGCCCAAAAACCATCAAACAATCTCCTCGAGGCACGATAAGTTGGCGAAAATTAGGATTTCTGAAGTTTGTTACAAAACTTAACAATCTGTTAAGATATAAAAATCAGAAATTGTCTTGAAAGCTACACTTAAGCCTGTTCGCTTAATGTTGTACCATACAAGGTTTTAAATTAGACATTTTCCTGAGAATCCGTAAAGATTTGTAACATTTGTCTCGATAGGAAGCTTTTATGTCTCATAAACCTAAAACCCGGTGTGGGTGACTCGAACCCTTTGTTCAGAGAAAAAGCGATTACTGAAACCGTCTCATCGCCTCAATTAAATGGTTAAAATAAGAACTCAATTCTATCTGTTGTTCCGGGTTAAATTCCTCAAGACCAAAGGTTTTTAAAGCTTCTAGTCCCACAATCATCGCAGGTAACGGAACCTTTAATTCTTGATATAATAATTGCATATTCTTCAAGCCTTCCGAAGAAGTAAACGGAATACAACTTCCAGCAATTCCATAGGTAATACAGCGCAGAAAATGCCAAAAATCTCGCCAGCAAGCCTGCGCTCGTGCTGGAGGATATAAATCTCCATCAATATTAGTAATTCCTGAGTATTCATCTAATACTTTTTGACGAGCAGAATCGATAATAGTATCCGCTTTATCTCTGAGCAATCGGGCAGATTCGAGAGCCGATGAAGACTCAGGAATCAGCGTTGCAATCTGTTCTA
Coding sequences within:
- a CDS encoding phycobilisome rod-core linker polypeptide, which encodes MGVVVDAPVELRTVSCSDEISTVIRAVYKQVLGNPHVMESERLVTAESQLANGSISVREFVRQVAKSEFYRSRYFESCAPYRFVELNFKHLLGRAPSCQAELSEHIRRCIEEGYDAEIDSYLDSQEYQDLFGEMIVPYYQGAKTQVGQKQVNYNRTLSLYQGYAGVDSAFTNSRLVEAVATNSGNKIQLPSSGGRLGGYQDATEKTFKIIVKGSKFDAPRRFSNTVYVVSGGNMTPQIQRIHRSGGKIISINEVS
- a CDS encoding CpeR family transcriptional regulator, coding for MLPPVARKKMEAWIRSRHLIFLDNFLIFETLDYSAIERFEACIASLNGTLISVAIKEKIWMGNHRQVILYQAKAYLDVPNHELKQYWIKYGAFYTRFDQRF
- a CDS encoding phycobilisome linker polypeptide → MVFGPASQLGVSLYEDTPPVEMILGRSEEDAEAVICAVYRQILGNAYVMESERAIVPESQFKRGELSVREFVRAVAKSDLYRVRFFESCPRYRSIELNFKHFLGRAPRDLEEMRAHSTLLDTQGFEAEIDSYLDSDEYQNAYGENFVPYYRGYKTQPGQTMVGFTHFFALARGASSSDLKGSLAGKASVLNRYVIQKTPLAVIPPSGGAMGNGWSFQDPTGSARTRHGAGASEGGKVYRIEVTGYSSPGKVNRVSKFRRSNQVFLVPFEKLSQEYQRIHQQGGVIASITPIS
- a CDS encoding phycobiliprotein lyase — its product is MDIAEFVEQSLGRWRSQRSAHHLAFSHFEAVTSIIDIVPLEEQDSDVIALCHSYQIDPELATHPFRMTWEGESDWEEGNIIKGTTILVPIPDQNDFTKGQLLRDQGYAETIPSVGDYQINPEGVFTLLTPYDRAMAEERIWFATPNLRFRVSLIRTSAGTGVVTASFSSEIRDLKSE
- a CDS encoding phycobilisome rod-core linker polypeptide; protein product: MTTLTPSFTSERLELRSNTTEEDLQVIIRAVYKQVLGNAHVLESQRNQTAESLLRNRDLTVRGFVRAIAQSELYKSLFFEPNSAYRFIELNCKHLLGRAPLDQAEISAHVQICIQQGYAAEIDSYLDSAEYLNNFGENCVPYPRSSTTQTGIKNVVFNRTMNLLGGAATSDSEHQSKLISSVATNLPQKIKVSSLGQGGAQEKRFRIVVTKGVNSMSKLANKTYCVSYSQLSQNIQNIQKTGGKILSITEVV
- a CDS encoding globin family protein; amino-acid sequence: MQLTERAKQLIPLSRIVSFAAWKNHYPASVIEIFQQADDQGRYLTDQDLEQIATLIPESSSALESARLLRDKADTIIDSARQKVLDEYSGITNIDGDLYPPARAQACWRDFWHFLRCITYGIAGSCIPFTSSEGLKNMQLLYQELKVPLPAMIVGLEALKTFGLEEFNPEQQIELSSYFNHLIEAMRRFQ
- a CDS encoding chromophore lyase CpcT/CpeT; amino-acid sequence: MSLILRFSRCIAGDFSNAKQTIADPKNFAHIRIFFRPLPFEFFQGIGFYSEQTYDYDLWSPYRQGLHRLVEQNDEIYIENYGIKDAYLYAGAGHNLDILRTLTPIVTERRYHCSMIFQPFGNGFQGRVEGNQCLIERNGRQTYLVSDVELTETTWVSLDRGMDINTDEQVWGSVHGPLRFEKRQSFADELPTQIE